One segment of Syngnathus scovelli strain Florida chromosome 6, RoL_Ssco_1.2, whole genome shotgun sequence DNA contains the following:
- the LOC125971369 gene encoding titin isoform X1 produces MEAGTDKETGNERNDTAQPLHDTNPESSTSAIVEGSTGQMAGSVERNTQNPKDQSAVDTAKETALKPTLQLTITTFTVKNGDDLKVEIPVLGNPAPKIEWKKNGQAVKETSRLELPTTSSMTVFHIRHATREHVGQYSITARNNAGSYTGEITVVVLEKPDPPIGPVKIDEVSSDYVSISWEPPEYTGGCQLDNYVVEKRDITNMEWQTVSATTVRTTIKATKLKTGSEYQFRVFAENRYGKSAAITSSIVLAQYPFSVPAAPGTPFISTVSKYSMLVEWAPPGRDGGSAVTGYHLERKEKNSILWTKLNKLAIPDTRFKTTGLEEGIEYEFRVFAENIAGLSSSSKISDCYVARDPCDPPGKPEAVVITKENITLQWAKPGYDGGSSITGYVVEKKELPDGRWTKANFTNVIENQFTVTDLTGGQSYMFRVTAKNGAGVWSKPSECITIFAEDVIERPSAIMDPKFKSTVIAQAGETLIIEADYFGKPLPEVRWLKDGEEINKATPRTDVKNTITHTTLTIRDCARVDGGCFVLSLTNIDGTTSMPVNVKVLDRPGSPEGPLRVKAVSGEKCNLHWNPPLNDGGASVSHYILEKRETSRVTWTGVDSHVETVSYKATKLTPGREYIFRVCAVNKFGVGEYLESEPFIAQNPFKTPSAPSTPAASAVTGDSVMLTWERPETDGGSEIDGYILEKRDKEGVRWTKCNKRRLNDLRFRCTGLTEGHYYQFRVSAENTAGVGAPSEPSDYIKVCDTSYPPGPPTNLKVTDHSCSTVSLSWSKPIYDGGAPINGFVVEMKEAADDKWLTCTPNTEDTKDTIKGLKQNAEYNFRVRATNANGVGEPVELPGSVVAAEKLEHPEIELDTALRKLVSVRACSTLRLYVAIRGRPEPEVQWSKEGGALSENAQIEVTGTYTLLMIENVNRNDTGKYVLTVTNCKGSKSAFVNVRVLDTPSVPTNLQVKDVQRDSVLITWEAPLIDGGAVISHYAVEKREENRKVFTSVCSNCTRNSCKIDNLQEGCFYYFRVLAVNEYGSGQSAETKEPVKVSEVASPPGKITHSDVTNDSVKLSWEKPDHDGGSKITRYIVEMQAKGHDKWRTCSESKTLETVIHGLTKEMEYFFRVSAVNEKGKSEPKLLLTPVIVRDTSAQPIISLLSSTFSVKAGNDLKIDVPFKGVPQPTVTWKKDGNILKETCRVNVCTSETSSQIIIKDATKIDVGLYEVTVTNSAGMTSAEIHVNVFEKPGPPCDLTVEEVSAEFVALKWQPPHYCGGCEISNYVVEKRDANSTIWQTVSATVARTSIKISRLTQGTEYYFRVAAENRYGKSSFVESEPVIAQYPFKVPSPPSNISVVSASKSVMVITWDPASSDGGSPIIGYHIERKDQSSILWTKLNKNPVTENRFKVTNVEEGLVYEFRVYAENIVGVGPCSNTSEPVAARDQCDPPRNLTVSNITNSSVSLSWEKPNYDGGAKIITFIVERKELPDTCWLKCNFTNLLDTFWEVTGLTEGEQYDFRVLAKNAAELFSAPSEATGPVTLQHDVEPPKIIIEDKFKQVLVVKVGDLLRIDADISGRPNPTVLWSKNSRAIGTKGRVEITTTKTHTCLLIRECVRKDSGQYTLSLQSTAGTTSIAFTCKVLDRPGPPAGPLQVSGLSAEKLTLSWGPPHETGGAEIMHYIVEKCETSRVAWTLIYGDLMATTCKITKLLKGNEYLFRVRAVNKYGEGETLESDPIRAVDPFNIPSAPTDVEVTSATSDAMTICWKRPVSDGGSRISGYIIEKRDKQGIRWLRVNKKPVYDLRVKATGLHEGCEYEFRVFAENAAGISEPSLPCPLTVAEDPQFLPSPPGKPTLLDSSKSSITLSWNKPLFDGGAPITGYKVEFRKSAEEDWSVGTQNTDKTEFKVTGLTSGTEYVFVVRSINKVGISEASPETDPYVTVDRVEEPRFDISTDIKKTLHVKEGSAFTFTVPFTGKPIPSVTWEKADVDLRIRGLINTTDSDTSITVEKVTRDDTGKYIVKLQNDAGNASLTLSVKVLDSPGPPTHLAVKNVTKNSATITWDIPENEGGASVKNYLVDILDISRKGWTRLTNRCHRLSYKVTDLEERGIYYFRVTAENEFGIGVPAETREGTTMTDSTNWETNPGA; encoded by the exons ATGGAGGcaggaacagacaaagaa ACAGGAAATGAAAGAAATGATACAGCTCAGCCCCTACATGATACTAATCCCGAGTCATCCACCTCTGCTATTGTTGAAG GTTCTACAGGGCAGATGGCTGGGTCTGTTGAAAGGAACACACAAAATCCCAAAGACCAGTCTGCTGTTGATACAGCAAAGGAAACGGCTTTAAAACCAACCCTCCAACTGACTATTACTACGTTTACAGTGAAAAATGGTGATGATTTGAAAGTAGAAATACCAGTGCTGGGTAATCCAGCCCCAAAGatagaatggaaaaaaaatggacaggcTGTCAAAGAGACATCCAGGCTGGAGCTCCCAACTACATCATCAATGACAGTTTTTCATATCAGACACGCTACCAGGGAGCATGTTGGTCAATACTCCATCACAGCACGCAACAACGCTGGAAGCTACACAGGAGAAATCACAGTGGTCGTTCTTGAAAAGCCCGACCCCCCAATTGGGCCTGTGAAAATTGATGAAGTTAGTTCCGACTATGTGTCCATTTCCTGGGAGCCACCCGAATACACAGGAGGCTGTCAGCTTGACAACTATGTCGTGGAGAAACGGGACATTACTAACATGGAGTGGCAAACCGTATCAGCAACGACAGTGCGGACAACAATCAAAGCCACCAAACTAAAGACTGGTAGTGAGTATCAATTCAGAGTGTTTGCAGAAAATAGGTATGGAAAGAGTGCTGCCATCACATCTTCAATTGTACTTGCGCAGTACCCATTTAGTGTGCCTGCGGCTCCTGGTACACCTTTTATATCCACAGTGTCAAAGTACAGTATGTTAGTTGAATGGGCACCCCCAGGCAGAGATGGAGGTAGTGCTGTCACTGGCTATCATCTGGAGCGAAAGGAGAAAAACAGCATCTTATGGACCAAGCTGAACAAACTCGCCATACCTGACACCCGATTCAAAACGACTGGCCTGGAGGAAGGCATTGAGTATGAATTCAGAGTCTTTGCTGAAAATATTGCTGGGCTCAGTTCATCGAGCAAGATATCTGACTGTTATGTCGCAAGAGATCCCTGTGATCCACCTGGTAAACCTGAAGCTGTTGTCATTACAAAAGAGAATATCACACTCCAGTGGGCCAAACCTGGCTATGATGGTGGCAGCTCTATTACAGGCTACGTTGTTGAAAAGAAGGAGCTTCCAGATGGCCGCTGGACGAAAGCAAACTTCACAAATGTTATTGAAAATCAGTTCACAGTTACAGATCTGACGGGAGGCCAAAGTTATATGTTCAGGGTCACTGCCAAGAATGGTGCAGGTGTCTGGAGCAAACCTTCTGAATGTATAACCATCTTTGCTGAAGATGTAATTGAAAGACCTTCTGCGATTATGGACCCCAAGTTCAAGAGTACAGTTATTGCCCAGGCTGGGGAAACACTTATAATTGAAGCGGATTACTTTGGAAAACCCCTTCCCGAAGTAAGGTGGCTGAAGGATGGTGAGGAAATTAACAAAGCTACCCCAAGGACTGATGTAAAAAACACCATCACTCATACAACACTGACTATCAGGGACTGTGCACGAGTGGACGGGGGATGCTTCGTCCTGAGTCTCACTAACATTGATGGAACAACATCCATGCCGGTCAATGTAAAGGTGCTGGACAGACCCGGTTCTCCAGAAGGACCTTTAAGGGTGAAAGCTGTCAGTGGTGAAAAATGTAATCTTCATTGGAACCCCCCTTTAAATGATGGCGGAGCCAGTGTTTCACATTACATTCTTGAAAAAAGGGAGACAAGCCGTGTTACATGGACAGGAGTTGATTCTCATGTTGAAACTGTCAGTTACAAAGCAACCAAGCTGACACCCGGGAGAGAATACATATTCCGTGTTTGTGCCGTGAACAAATTTGGTGTCGGGGAATATCTGGAATCAGAACCTTTCATCGCACAAAATCCTTTCAAAACACCCAGTGCTCCTTCTACCCCTGCTGCCAGTGCTGTGACCGGAGACTCTGTCATGTTGACGTGGGAAAGACCTGAGACTGACGGGGGCTCTGAGATAGATGGCTACATCCTGGAGAAACGTGATAAAGAGGGTGTTAGGTGGACAAAATGCAACAAGAGAAGACTGAATGACTTGCGCTTCAGATGCACAGGACTCACCGAGGGACATTATTATCAGTTTAGAGTATCGGCAGAGAATACCGCTGGTGTTGGTGCACCCAGTGAGCCAAGCGATTATATTAAAGTGTGTGATACATCATACCCTCCTGGTCCCCCTACCAACCTCAAAGTGACAGACCATTCGTGCAGTACTGTCTCTCTATCGTGGTCCAAGCCTATCTATGATGGTGGCGCGCCCATTAATGGATTTGTTGTTGAGATGAAAGAAGCAGCAGATGATAAGTGGCTAACATGCACACCAAACACTGAAGATACAAAAGACACCATAAAAGGTCTGAAGCAAAATGCAGAGTACAACTTTCGGGTGCGCGCAACAAATGCCAATGGAGTCGGCGAACCGGTGGAATTACCAGGGTCTGTGGTTGCAGCTGAGAAACTAGAGCACCCCGAAATTGAGTTGGACACAGCTTTGAGAAAGCTAGTTAGTGTTCGAGCCTGTTCAACGTTACGTCTCTATGTTGCTATCAGAGGAAGGCCGGAACCTGAAGTCCAATGGTCAAAGGAAGGTGGTGCTCTCAGTGAGAACGCACAAATAGAGGTGACAGGGACCTACACATTGCTGATGATTGAAAATGTGAACAGAAATGACACGGGAAAATATGTATTGACTGTTACGAACTGCAAGGGCTCCAAGTCAGCATTCGTCAATGTGCGAGTGTTGGATACTCCCAGTGTACCAACAAACCTCCAAGTGAAAGATGTTCAGAGAGATTCTGTGCTCATCACCTGGGAGGCTCCTCTCATTGATGGAGGAGCAGTGATTTCACATTATGCCGTGGAAAAGAGAGAGGAGAATAGAAAGGTTTTCACAAGTGTGTGTAGTAACTGCACAAGGAACTCGTGTAAAATTGACAACCTCCAAGAGGGATGTTTTTATTACTTCCGTGTCTTGGCTGTAAACGAGTATGGAAGTGGACAATCAGCTGAAACAAAAGAGCCTGTTAAAGTGTCTGAAGTGGCTTCTCCTCCTGGGAAAATTACACACAGCGATGTCACCAATGACAGCGTAAAACTCTCATGGGAAAAGCCAGATCATGACGGAGGCAGCAAAATTACACGTTATATTGTCGAAATGCAAGCAAAAGGACATGACAAGTGGAGAACCTGTTCTGAGAGTAAAACACTGGAAACAGTCATTCATGGACTGACAAAAGAAATGGAGTATTTCTTCAGAGTTAGTGCTGTGAATGAAAAGGGGAAGAGTGAGCCCAAGCTCCTGTTGACACCTGTTATCGTGAGAGACACAAGTGCTCAACCCATTATTAGTTTGCTGTCCAGCACATTTAGTGTGAAGGCAGGGAATGATTTGAAAATTGATGTGCCATTCAAGGGTGTACCACAGCCCACTGTAACATGGAAGAAAGATGGCAACATACTCAAAGAGACCTGCAGGGTCAATGTGTGTACATCAGAGACATCATCTCAAATCATAATCAAAGATGCAACAAAGATAGATGTTGGCCTGTATGAGGTAACCGTCACCAATTCCGCTGGAATGACATCTGCTGAGATCCACGTGAATGTTTTTGAAAAACCTGGACCACCGTGTGATCTTACTGTGGAAGAAGTGAGCGCTGAATTTGTGGCTCTGAAATGGCAGCCCCCTCATTATTGTGGAGGATGTGAAATCTCTAATTATGTTGTTGAGAAGAGAGATGCAAACAGCACAATCTGGCAGACTGTGTCAGCCACCGTTGCCAGGACCTCGATAAAAATATCTCGTCTGACACAGGGCACTGAATATTACTTTCGTGTTGCTGCAGAAAATCGCTACGGGAAGAGCTCCTTTGTTGAGTCTGAACCAGTTATTGCTCAATATCCTTTCAAGGTTCCAAGTCCACCAAGCAATATCTCTGTTGTGAGTGCCTCAAAGTCTGTTATGGTCATTACATGGGACCCAGCGAGCAGTGATGGTGGCAGCCCGATTATTGGCTATCATATTGAACGCAAAGATCAAAGTAGTATTCTGTGgacaaaattaaacaaaaatcCAGTGACAGAGAACAGATTCAAAGTTACAAATGTTGAAGAAGGCCTCGTATATGAATTCCGGGTCTATGCTGAGAATATTGTTGGTGTAGGTCCCTGCAGTAATACCTCTGAGCCTGTTGCAGCGAGAGACCAGTGTGACCCCCCACGAAATCTCACAGTTTCCAACATAACAAACTCTTCAGTTTCCCTCTCCTGGGAGAAACCAAACTATGACGGTGGGGCTAAAATTATTACTTTCATTGTAGAGAGGAAAGAGCTTCCAGATACATGTTGGCTAAAATGTAACTTCACCAACTTACTTGATACCTTTTGGGAGGTGACTGGTCTCACAGAGGGTGAACAATATGACTTCAGGGTTCTTGCAAAGAATGCAGCTGAGCTCTTCAGTGCACCATCTGAGGCCACCGGACCCGTGACTCTGCAGCATGATGTGGAGCCACCTAAAATTATCATAGAGGACAAATTTAAACAGGTTTTGGTTGTCAAAGTAGGTGATCTCCTAAGAATAGATGCTGACATCTCAGGTCGCCCAAACCCTACAGTGTTATGGTCAAAGAATAGTAGAGCCATTGGCACAAAGGGTAGGGTTGAGATTACAACAACCAAGACGCATACGTGTCTGTTAATCCGGGAGTGTGTTCGAAAAGACTCTGGACAGTACACTCTGAGCCTCCAGAGTACTGCGGGTACCACATCTATTGCGTTTACATGCAAAGTCTTAGACAGGCCTGGTCCTCCAGCTGGACCCCTGCAAGTGTCTGGACTTTCAGCGGAGAAACTCACTTTATCATGGGGACCTCCTCACGAGACAGGCGGTGCAGAGATCATGCATTATATCGTTGAGAAGTGTGAAACCAGTCGTGTGGCCTGGACTCTTATCTATGGTGATTTGATGGCAACCACTTGCAAAATAACTAAGCTGCTTAAAGGGAATGAATACCTCTTTAGGGTGAGGGCAGTAAACAAGTATGGCGAAGGGGAGACTTTGGAAAGTGATCCCATCAGGGCAGTCGACCCCTTCAACATCCCATCCGCTCCAACGGATGTTGAGGTCACAAGTGCAACGAGTGACGCTATGACTATCTGCTGGAAGAGGCCAGTATCTGATGGAGGGAGCCGAATCAGCGGATACATCATTGAGAAGCGGGACAAGCAAGGCATTCGTTGGCTGCGTGTTAATAAGAAGCCTGTCTACGACCTACGAGTCAAAGCCACTGGCTTACATGAAGGATGTGAATATGAATTCCGGGTTTTTGCAGAGAATGCTGCAGGGATAAGTGAACCCAGTCTACCATGTCCTCTCACCGTGGCAGAAGATCCACAGTTTCTGCCTTCCCCTCCTGGAAAACCTACACTTCTCGATTCTTCCAAGTCCTCAATCACTCTGTCATGGAACAAGCCGCTGTTTGATGGAGGAGCACCAATTACAGGCTACAAAGTTGAATTCAGAAAATCTGCCGAAGAAGACTGGTCCGTTGGGACACAAAACACAGATAAAACTGAGTTTAAAGTAACTGGGCTCACTTCAGGGACAgaatatgtttttgttgttaGATCAATAAATAAGGTCGGCATCAGTGAAGCCAGTCCTGAAACGGATCCTTATGTGACTGTGGATAGAGTGGAAGAACCTAGGTTTGATATTAGCACTGACATTAAGAAGACCCTCCATGTCAAAGAAGGAAGTGCCTTCACCTTCACCGTGCCTTTCACGGGCAAACCTATTCCAAGTGTGACTTGGGAAAAAGCAGATGTGGATTTGAGAATCAGAGGACTGATCAACACCACCGACTCagacacctccatcactgtggaAAAAGTAACCCGCGATGATACAGGCAAATACATAGTCAAATTACAAAACGATGCCGGGAATGCCTCTTTGACTCTAAGTGTGAAGGTtctggattcccctggtccaccAACACATTTAGCTGTTAAAAATGTTACCAAGAACTCTGCCACAATTACTTGGGACATTCCTGAGAATGAGGGAGGAGCCTCCGTTAAGAACTATCTTGTTGACATACTGGACATCAGCAGAAAAGGATGGACAAGACTCACAAACAGATGCCACAGGTTGTCCTACAAGGTGACTGACCTGGAGGAAAGGGGGATCTACTACTTTAGAGTCACCGCTGAAAATGAATTTGGAATCGGTGTTCCGGCTGAGACGAGGGAAGGAACAACAATGACAG ATTCAACAAACTGGGAAACAAACCCGGGTGCTTAG